One genomic segment of Mycolicibacterium neworleansense includes these proteins:
- the gabT gene encoding 4-aminobutyrate--2-oxoglutarate transaminase, which yields MSIAEIAGAAVTQERRLVTAIPGPISQEMQARKTAAVAGGVGITLPVFVVAAGGGILVDADGNQLIDFGSGIAVTTVGNSAPAVVEAVTQQVAAFTHTCFMVTPYEGYVRVAEELNRLTPGEHEKRSVLFNSGAEAVENAVKIARAHTRRQAVVVFDHAYHGRTNLTMAMTAKNQPYKNGFGPFAGEVYRVPTSFPFRDGETDGAAAAARALDLIDKQVGADNVAAIVIEPIQGEGGFIVPAPGFLRALQDWCTEAGAVFVADEVQSGFARTGAMFAVEHDGVVPDLIVTAKGIAGGLPLSAVTGRADIMDAPHAGGLGGTYGGNPIACAAALAVIDTIERDGLLARAGQIEKTMVGRLNAMAAEDTRIGEVRGRGAMIAVELVKAGTTEPDADLAKRVSAAAHAQGLVVLTCGTYGNVLRFLPPLSMPDHLLEEGLDILAAIFTETR from the coding sequence GTGAGCATCGCCGAGATCGCGGGTGCGGCCGTCACTCAGGAACGCCGACTCGTCACCGCAATTCCGGGGCCGATCTCGCAGGAGATGCAGGCACGCAAGACCGCTGCGGTCGCCGGTGGGGTCGGAATCACCCTGCCCGTGTTCGTGGTGGCAGCCGGCGGCGGCATCCTGGTGGACGCCGACGGCAACCAGCTCATCGACTTCGGCTCCGGCATCGCCGTGACCACCGTGGGCAACAGCGCGCCCGCCGTCGTGGAGGCAGTGACCCAGCAGGTCGCCGCGTTCACCCACACGTGTTTCATGGTCACGCCCTACGAGGGTTATGTGCGGGTGGCCGAGGAGCTGAACCGGCTGACCCCCGGCGAGCACGAGAAGCGCAGCGTGCTGTTCAACTCCGGCGCCGAAGCCGTCGAGAACGCCGTGAAGATCGCCCGGGCACACACCCGCAGGCAGGCTGTCGTGGTCTTCGACCACGCTTACCACGGCCGTACCAACCTCACGATGGCCATGACCGCCAAGAACCAGCCGTACAAGAACGGCTTCGGGCCGTTCGCCGGTGAGGTGTACCGGGTGCCCACCTCGTTCCCGTTCCGTGACGGTGAGACCGACGGTGCGGCAGCCGCGGCCCGCGCCCTCGACCTCATCGACAAGCAGGTCGGCGCCGACAACGTCGCCGCCATCGTCATCGAACCCATTCAGGGCGAAGGCGGATTCATCGTTCCTGCGCCCGGGTTCCTGCGCGCGCTGCAGGACTGGTGCACCGAGGCCGGCGCGGTATTCGTCGCCGACGAGGTGCAGTCGGGCTTCGCCCGCACCGGCGCGATGTTCGCCGTCGAGCACGACGGTGTCGTCCCCGATCTGATCGTCACCGCCAAGGGCATCGCCGGTGGCCTGCCGCTTTCGGCCGTCACCGGCCGCGCCGACATCATGGACGCCCCGCACGCCGGCGGCCTCGGCGGTACCTACGGCGGCAACCCGATCGCGTGCGCCGCCGCACTTGCCGTCATCGACACCATCGAGCGGGACGGACTGCTCGCCCGCGCCGGGCAGATCGAGAAGACCATGGTCGGCCGCCTCAACGCGATGGCCGCCGAGGACACCCGGATCGGCGAGGTCCGCGGCCGCGGCGCCATGATCGCCGTCGAACTGGTCAAGGCCGGCACCACCGAACCCGACGCCGACCTCGCCAAGCGGGTCTCGGCCGCCGCCCATGCCCAGGGCCTGGTGGTGCTGACCTGCGGAACCTACGGCAACGTGCTGCGCTTCCTGCCGCCGCTGTCGATGCCCGACCACCTGCTCGAGGAGGGGCTGGACATCCTGGCGGCCATCTTCACCGAGACCCGCTGA
- a CDS encoding NAD-dependent succinate-semialdehyde dehydrogenase, translated as MNTQNAIAELDAKHGIVIDGQARGAATTFEVHDPATGLTIAEVADGTVTDARSAVDAAHRAFGDWARTSPRQRSEILRRVFDLMIADTERLAALICAENGKSQADARAEVGYAAEFFRWFSEEAVRTDGAYGISPAGGTRTLVTHKPVGVAALVTPWNFPAAMATRKIAPALAAGCTVVLKPAAETPLTALAIAGILSAAGVPNGVVNMVPTTDAAAVVENWLRDERVRKVSFTGSTGVGRILLKQAADRIVNASMELGGNAPFVVTADADVEAAVAGAMVAKFRGGGQACTAANRFYVHASVAEEFVARLGAEVAALRVGPASDPASQIGPLVSERAAQRVAAAIDAAVADGAVIAAQAQTPADGWFVAPTLLSGVAPDAAILADEIFGPVAPVVVWEDEDDLLQWVNDTEYGLAAYVYAGRMQDAVRLAESFDAGMVGINRGIVSDPSTPFGGMKQSGLGREGAREGLHEFQETQYFSVAFD; from the coding sequence GTGAACACGCAGAACGCGATCGCCGAACTCGACGCCAAGCACGGCATCGTCATCGACGGACAAGCCCGTGGTGCGGCCACGACATTCGAGGTACATGACCCCGCCACCGGCCTGACCATCGCCGAGGTCGCCGACGGCACCGTCACCGATGCCCGGTCGGCAGTGGACGCCGCGCACCGGGCCTTCGGCGACTGGGCCAGGACCAGCCCGCGGCAACGCAGTGAGATCCTGCGCCGGGTGTTCGATCTGATGATCGCCGACACCGAGCGGCTGGCCGCCCTGATCTGCGCCGAGAACGGCAAGTCGCAGGCCGATGCCCGCGCCGAGGTGGGCTATGCGGCGGAGTTCTTCCGCTGGTTCTCCGAGGAGGCCGTGCGGACAGACGGCGCCTACGGCATCAGCCCCGCCGGCGGCACCCGCACACTGGTCACGCACAAGCCGGTCGGTGTCGCCGCACTGGTGACGCCGTGGAACTTTCCGGCGGCGATGGCGACCCGCAAGATCGCCCCGGCGCTGGCCGCGGGCTGCACCGTGGTCCTCAAGCCGGCCGCCGAGACGCCTCTGACGGCCCTCGCGATCGCCGGAATTCTCTCGGCCGCAGGCGTTCCCAATGGTGTGGTGAACATGGTCCCCACCACCGATGCCGCCGCGGTCGTCGAGAACTGGCTGCGCGATGAGCGGGTCCGCAAGGTGTCGTTCACCGGCTCCACCGGTGTCGGCCGCATCCTGCTCAAGCAGGCTGCGGACCGGATCGTCAACGCCAGCATGGAACTCGGCGGCAACGCGCCCTTCGTGGTGACCGCCGACGCCGATGTCGAGGCGGCTGTCGCCGGCGCCATGGTGGCCAAGTTCCGTGGCGGCGGTCAGGCCTGCACCGCGGCCAACCGGTTCTACGTACACGCCTCGGTGGCCGAGGAGTTCGTCGCCCGCCTGGGCGCGGAGGTCGCGGCACTGCGGGTCGGGCCGGCATCGGATCCGGCATCGCAGATCGGCCCCCTGGTGAGCGAGCGCGCCGCGCAGCGTGTGGCCGCCGCGATCGACGCCGCGGTGGCAGACGGCGCCGTGATCGCCGCCCAGGCGCAGACGCCGGCCGATGGCTGGTTCGTCGCGCCCACCCTGCTGAGCGGTGTCGCCCCGGATGCCGCGATCCTGGCTGACGAGATCTTCGGTCCCGTCGCCCCGGTCGTGGTGTGGGAAGACGAAGACGACCTCCTGCAGTGGGTGAACGACACCGAATATGGTTTGGCCGCATATGTTTACGCCGGCAGGATGCAGGATGCGGTACGGCTCGCGGAATCCTTCGATGCCGGCATGGTGGGCATCAACCGGGGTATCGTGTCAGACCCGTCGACCCCGTTCGGCGGGATGAAGCAGAGCGGGCTGGGGCGCGAAGGTGCCCGTGAAGGTCTGCACGAGTTCCAGGAGACGCAGTACTTCAGCGTCGCGTTCGACTGA